One Glaciihabitans arcticus DNA window includes the following coding sequences:
- a CDS encoding DUF5684 domain-containing protein, with the protein MDPTYSDSAAVGAAIVSMLVSVVISAAFYVWLSLSLSKVFVKLGKPAWKAWVPFVNSMVILELGGYNALWAFATLLPIVNIVAAIFLFLSIHKINERFGKGIGFTILAIVALPVWATILGFGSATPAGGAAQPLPYRSGMTGGMPPALPGPVDPYTANPVSSSPPPPGPPAPPQSSIPGSLPAPPPPPAPAYAAPAPPPPPPAAPKYSPPPPPPVVSAPPPPPAVIAPPPAQVEIVMPPALVEPPTPTPVVPPVAPAADPWAPPVSSIPGMTVSPPPPAPAPPAPAPVVEPVPEPEPVAPLEPVPEPEPVAPPEPVAPPAVVQAPAAPVAVASPAPVTAPAPVVDAADLPDFDDTVIAGRRVQGWLLTPVGGTPIRIEGTSALIGRNPAARGSAADAQLVPVPDPSKTVSKTHALITLADGVWSIIDLASTNGVYLLDSAGEELELQPSVSTPLSDTFKLGEQTFRMQPEA; encoded by the coding sequence ATGGACCCCACATACTCGGATTCGGCGGCAGTCGGTGCCGCGATCGTCTCCATGCTCGTGAGCGTGGTCATCTCGGCGGCGTTCTACGTGTGGCTGTCCCTCTCGCTGTCCAAGGTCTTCGTGAAGCTCGGCAAGCCGGCCTGGAAGGCGTGGGTTCCCTTCGTCAACTCGATGGTGATCCTCGAGCTGGGCGGCTACAACGCGCTCTGGGCGTTCGCCACCCTGCTGCCGATCGTGAACATCGTGGCCGCGATCTTCCTCTTCCTGTCGATCCACAAGATCAACGAGCGTTTCGGCAAGGGCATCGGTTTCACGATCCTCGCCATCGTGGCCTTGCCGGTCTGGGCGACGATCCTCGGTTTCGGTTCCGCGACTCCCGCCGGGGGAGCCGCGCAGCCGCTTCCGTATCGTTCCGGCATGACGGGCGGGATGCCCCCCGCTCTCCCCGGGCCGGTCGACCCGTACACCGCGAACCCCGTTTCCTCATCGCCCCCGCCGCCTGGTCCGCCCGCACCGCCGCAGTCCTCCATTCCCGGAAGCCTCCCGGCCCCGCCTCCGCCGCCCGCTCCCGCCTACGCGGCTCCCGCCCCGCCGCCCCCGCCCCCTGCGGCACCGAAGTACTCACCCCCGCCGCCGCCTCCCGTGGTGAGCGCCCCGCCGCCCCCGCCCGCTGTCATCGCACCTCCGCCCGCCCAGGTCGAGATCGTCATGCCGCCCGCCCTGGTCGAGCCGCCCACGCCTACTCCCGTCGTTCCTCCCGTCGCGCCGGCCGCCGACCCGTGGGCTCCGCCCGTGTCGTCGATACCCGGCATGACCGTCTCGCCGCCGCCCCCGGCACCCGCGCCGCCCGCTCCCGCGCCGGTCGTAGAGCCGGTCCCTGAGCCCGAGCCGGTTGCTCCGCTCGAGCCCGTACCGGAACCCGAACCGGTAGCGCCTCCCGAGCCGGTCGCCCCGCCCGCCGTGGTGCAGGCTCCCGCGGCGCCGGTCGCAGTCGCCTCACCGGCCCCCGTCACTGCTCCCGCGCCCGTAGTCGATGCCGCGGACCTGCCCGACTTCGACGACACGGTCATCGCGGGTCGACGCGTGCAGGGCTGGCTGCTCACCCCGGTCGGTGGCACCCCCATCCGCATCGAGGGCACGAGTGCTCTCATCGGCCGCAACCCGGCGGCCCGCGGCTCGGCCGCCGACGCGCAGCTCGTTCCCGTGCCGGACCCATCCAAAACCGTCTCGAAAACCCATGCCCTGATCACGCTCGCCGACGGCGTGTGGTCGATCATCGACCTGGCGTCGACGAACGGCGTGTACCTGCTCGACTCGGCGGGCGAGGAACTCGAGCTGCAGCCGAGCGTCTCGACGCCGCTCAGCGACACCTTCAAACTGGGGGAACAGACCTTCAGAATGCAGCCGGAGGCCTGA
- a CDS encoding PP2C family protein-serine/threonine phosphatase, whose product MSSTDSATAPVALHLAVGSGTDVGLRRKVNEDSLLAQHPVYIVADGMGGHEAGDKASQAVVLELSGLVGKDAVTPNELADSLDRAHAAVRVIAEGTSRGAGSTLTGVVISDQGGRPHWLVFNIGDSRVYLLRSGDFVQLTVDHSIAQEMIDDGTLAREDLATYAGRNVITKAVGADHSDADFWLYPIVTGDRLVLCSDGLSGEVTDEGIAAHLVANLDPQAAADALVADALAHGGRDNVTVLVIDAIAGGISVDIEEATIAAEARPAEIDDMLEDTTIELPRRGGRGVV is encoded by the coding sequence ATGTCATCGACCGACTCCGCGACAGCACCTGTGGCGCTTCACCTCGCCGTGGGTTCCGGCACGGATGTCGGCCTGCGCCGCAAGGTCAACGAGGATTCGCTGCTCGCGCAGCATCCCGTCTACATCGTCGCCGACGGAATGGGCGGCCACGAAGCGGGGGACAAGGCCAGCCAGGCCGTTGTGCTCGAGCTTTCGGGTCTCGTCGGCAAGGACGCGGTCACCCCCAACGAGCTCGCCGATTCGCTCGACCGTGCGCACGCCGCGGTGCGGGTCATCGCCGAGGGCACCTCGCGCGGTGCGGGCAGCACCCTCACCGGTGTGGTGATCTCCGACCAGGGCGGCCGTCCGCACTGGCTTGTCTTCAACATCGGCGACTCGCGCGTCTACCTGCTGCGCTCGGGCGACTTCGTGCAGCTCACCGTCGACCACTCCATCGCGCAGGAGATGATCGACGACGGCACCCTCGCCCGCGAGGACCTCGCGACCTACGCGGGACGCAACGTCATCACGAAGGCCGTCGGTGCCGACCACAGCGACGCCGACTTCTGGCTCTACCCGATCGTCACCGGCGACAGGCTCGTGCTGTGCTCCGACGGGCTCAGCGGTGAGGTCACCGACGAGGGCATCGCCGCACACCTCGTGGCAAACCTCGACCCGCAGGCCGCCGCCGATGCCCTCGTGGCCGACGCGCTCGCCCACGGTGGTCGCGACAACGTGACGGTTCTCGTGATCGATGCGATCGCCGGCGGCATCAGCGTCGATATCGAGGAGGCGACGATCGCCGCCGAAGCCCGACCCGCCGAGATCGACGACATGCTCGAGGACACCACGATCGAGCTCCCGCGAAGGGGCGGTCGTGGAGTCGTCTGA
- a CDS encoding type IV pilus modification PilV family protein — protein MKRLRERLLAEDAGFSLAEVVVAMMIFALVSTGTLYTMMAMMELTRDTRVRQVAVNLAAEEIDRAREVDKVADLVSWNTDPAVVGGLSLDDPNDPKDRKGVITINGDKFHVKRTVQWVSDPASSLQCGASASGTSLRYKRVNVEVRWDGMRSPENPVQADTVINPRQRVNDPAKGSLLISVLDANGNGVSGITPVVSPASGVVAQPTDIEGCSYLINVTPNTYSITLSKAGYLDETQNASPSATGVIVDAGFTNSRKFQFDQSGKYTLTFPAARPATFMASFMTAERTFVQNLPASGEMPMFPVAYRIVAGDVTKCPAADPARWSTGTDGLLPPVNLVPNEPAPYVVSPGGSITVPVEAGQLRVPSLPNNGAIRAVSSTFVGVPACTTAMTLNFPVNQKTISLPYGNWKLSNVGSGTSAILPTAIQLVSYGRINLDGSVTLDPRTVG, from the coding sequence ATGAAGCGACTGCGAGAACGACTGCTGGCCGAAGACGCCGGCTTCAGCCTTGCCGAGGTTGTCGTAGCGATGATGATCTTCGCCCTCGTCTCCACCGGCACGCTGTACACGATGATGGCGATGATGGAGCTCACACGCGACACCCGCGTGCGCCAGGTCGCCGTCAACCTTGCCGCCGAGGAGATCGACCGGGCCCGCGAGGTCGACAAGGTCGCCGACCTGGTGTCGTGGAACACCGACCCGGCCGTCGTCGGTGGCCTGTCTCTCGACGACCCGAACGATCCCAAGGATCGCAAGGGCGTCATCACCATCAACGGTGACAAATTCCACGTCAAGCGCACAGTGCAGTGGGTCTCCGACCCCGCCTCGAGCCTGCAGTGCGGCGCCTCTGCCTCGGGCACTTCCCTCCGCTACAAGCGCGTCAACGTCGAGGTGCGCTGGGACGGCATGAGGTCGCCCGAGAACCCGGTGCAGGCCGACACCGTCATCAACCCCCGCCAGCGCGTCAACGACCCGGCGAAGGGCTCGCTACTCATCTCCGTGCTCGACGCCAACGGCAACGGCGTTTCGGGAATCACCCCGGTCGTCAGCCCGGCTTCGGGCGTTGTCGCCCAGCCCACCGACATCGAGGGTTGCAGCTACCTCATCAACGTCACGCCGAACACGTACTCGATCACCCTGAGCAAGGCCGGCTACCTCGACGAGACCCAGAACGCATCGCCGTCGGCGACCGGAGTCATCGTCGACGCAGGCTTCACCAACTCCCGCAAGTTCCAGTTCGACCAGTCGGGCAAGTACACTCTGACTTTCCCTGCCGCGCGTCCTGCCACCTTCATGGCGTCGTTTATGACCGCCGAGCGCACGTTCGTACAAAATCTTCCGGCAAGCGGCGAGATGCCCATGTTCCCCGTCGCCTACCGCATCGTCGCGGGCGACGTTACCAAGTGCCCGGCCGCCGACCCGGCACGGTGGAGCACGGGCACCGACGGTCTGCTTCCCCCGGTCAATCTTGTGCCGAATGAGCCGGCCCCCTACGTCGTGTCCCCTGGTGGCAGCATTACCGTTCCGGTCGAGGCCGGTCAGCTCAGGGTTCCCTCTCTGCCCAATAACGGAGCGATCCGCGCCGTGTCATCTACATTCGTCGGTGTACCCGCCTGCACGACCGCGATGACGCTGAACTTCCCGGTCAACCAAAAGACGATCTCGCTTCCCTATGGCAACTGGAAGCTCAGCAACGTGGGATCCGGAACGTCCGCAATCCTGCCCACGGCCATCCAGCTGGTCTCTTATGGCCGGATCAATCTCGATGGCTCGGTTACCCTCGACCCGAGGACGGTCGGCTGA
- a CDS encoding type IV pilin protein: MIATINNSIAKKRENGEKGFTLIELLVVILIIGVLAAIAIPAFLNQRQGAWASQVESDIKNAAIAATQFSVEHNGSYVDGADTLVGAVSNGTAASVPAAWSDAGFNSTEDVTLTFALDTANPGEYTLTGGHLQRTGDVWTYSSATGVIDAP, translated from the coding sequence ATGATCGCAACAATCAACAACTCAATCGCGAAGAAGCGCGAGAACGGCGAAAAGGGCTTCACGCTCATCGAGCTGCTCGTCGTTATCCTCATCATCGGCGTTCTGGCCGCGATCGCCATCCCGGCGTTCCTCAACCAGCGCCAGGGTGCATGGGCCTCGCAGGTCGAGTCCGACATCAAGAACGCGGCAATTGCAGCAACGCAGTTCTCGGTCGAGCACAACGGATCCTACGTTGACGGCGCCGACACCCTCGTGGGTGCGGTCTCCAACGGCACCGCCGCTTCGGTTCCCGCAGCATGGTCGGACGCTGGCTTCAACAGCACCGAGGACGTCACGCTGACGTTCGCACTCGACACCGCCAACCCGGGCGAGTACACCCTCACCGGTGGACACCTGCAGCGCACCGGCGACGTCTGGACCTACTCCAGCGCAACCGGCGTTATCGACGCTCCGTAA
- a CDS encoding prepilin peptidase, producing the protein MLLDPAFAVAVVVLTGIFGTIIGSFLNVVVWRLPRGESLSHPGSACPNCGHPIRWWDNIPVVSWIVLRGKCRDCGAPISSRYVLVETATGLFFAGIAFWILSGGLGLVEPVALILAGVAFLYLASISVALALIDLDTHTLPNRIVLPSYIVGAVLIVAASLVEGDLGSLIRAGIGLAAMFAAYFLMAIAYPGGMGFGDVKLAGVLGLYLAWLGWGELAIGFFAAFVLGGVFSLVLILAKKASRKSGIPFGPWMLVGAWVGIFVGDAIARGYLALFGLAL; encoded by the coding sequence ATGTTGCTCGACCCTGCTTTCGCCGTCGCCGTTGTGGTTCTGACGGGCATCTTCGGCACGATCATCGGGTCGTTCCTCAACGTTGTGGTCTGGCGACTGCCGCGCGGCGAATCCCTCAGCCACCCCGGTAGCGCGTGCCCGAACTGCGGTCACCCGATTCGCTGGTGGGACAACATCCCGGTCGTTTCGTGGATTGTGCTGCGCGGAAAGTGCCGTGACTGCGGCGCCCCCATCTCGTCACGCTATGTGCTCGTCGAGACGGCGACCGGACTGTTCTTCGCCGGAATCGCTTTCTGGATTCTCAGCGGAGGCCTCGGCCTGGTCGAGCCGGTCGCGCTGATACTCGCCGGTGTCGCCTTCCTCTACCTCGCTTCGATCTCGGTCGCCCTGGCCCTCATCGACCTCGACACGCACACCCTGCCCAACCGCATTGTGCTGCCCTCCTACATCGTCGGCGCCGTGCTGATCGTCGCCGCGAGCCTCGTCGAAGGCGACCTCGGCTCGTTGATCCGCGCTGGCATCGGTCTTGCCGCGATGTTCGCCGCATACTTCCTCATGGCCATCGCGTACCCGGGCGGCATGGGATTCGGCGACGTCAAACTCGCCGGCGTTCTGGGGCTGTACCTGGCCTGGCTCGGCTGGGGCGAGCTCGCCATCGGATTCTTCGCCGCGTTCGTGCTCGGCGGCGTGTTCTCGCTCGTGCTGATCCTGGCGAAGAAGGCCAGCCGAAAGTCGGGTATCCCGTTCGGTCCGTGGATGCTGGTGGGCGCGTGGGTAGGAATTTTCGTCGGAGACGCCATTGCGCGCGGTTATCTGGCATTGTTTGGTCTGGCGTTGTGA
- a CDS encoding GspE/PulE family protein has translation MATLTEILILRGVVPIENLDSISGQWGEDEDAVRSLVEKGIVTEVQLASARAAQAELPFVELLEFPVDRTAVSLVPAAMCRRYQVLPIGVIGDILTLAMVDPGDVFAIDDVRAVSRMQVKAVVAAPGDLKTAIDRFHRADGELSDLTSALEEESSGTEMVMAGDAPIEDDAPIVRFVNLLISQAIQDKASDIHIEPGEHEMHVRYRIDGVLHEMQSAPKAIQNGVTSRLKIMSDIDIAERRKPQDGRMSVSHGGRKIDLRVATLPTVWGEKVVMRILDNTSSSLAMENLALLPRNAEAYRNSYTKPYGMILVTGPTGSGKSTTLYTTLQTVAKPEINVITVEDPVEFRMPGINQVQVNNKAGLTFASALRSILRSDPDVVLIGEIRDHETAQIAIEASLTGHLVLSTLHTNDAPSAITRLTEMDIEPFLVGSALDSVVAQRLARRLCDRCKQAYNHDPHELAALRFGYDISMPLPVLYRPVGCTNCSNTGYRGRIALHEVMVVSEQIERLAVTRASAAEIGRVAVSEGMLTLRLDGWAKVQMGMTSVEEIMRVVV, from the coding sequence ATGGCAACCCTTACTGAGATCCTTATTCTTCGTGGCGTCGTCCCGATTGAAAACCTCGACTCGATTTCGGGTCAATGGGGTGAAGACGAGGATGCCGTGCGCTCGCTCGTCGAGAAGGGCATCGTCACCGAGGTGCAGCTCGCGTCAGCGCGCGCTGCCCAGGCCGAGCTTCCCTTCGTCGAACTCCTCGAGTTCCCCGTAGACCGCACCGCGGTATCCCTTGTGCCCGCGGCCATGTGCCGTCGCTACCAGGTGCTGCCCATCGGCGTGATCGGTGACATCCTCACCCTCGCCATGGTCGACCCCGGCGACGTCTTCGCGATCGACGACGTGCGTGCCGTCTCCCGCATGCAGGTCAAGGCCGTTGTCGCCGCACCCGGTGACCTCAAGACCGCCATCGACCGGTTCCACCGCGCCGACGGCGAACTGAGCGACCTCACCTCCGCGCTGGAGGAGGAGAGCAGTGGCACCGAGATGGTCATGGCGGGTGACGCCCCCATCGAGGACGACGCACCCATTGTGCGCTTCGTCAACCTGCTCATCAGTCAAGCCATCCAGGACAAGGCCTCCGATATCCACATCGAGCCCGGTGAGCACGAGATGCACGTGCGCTACCGCATCGACGGTGTGCTGCACGAGATGCAGTCCGCGCCGAAGGCCATTCAGAATGGCGTGACCTCGCGCCTCAAGATCATGAGCGACATCGACATCGCCGAGCGTCGCAAGCCCCAGGACGGCCGCATGTCGGTCAGCCACGGTGGCCGCAAGATCGACCTCCGCGTCGCCACCCTCCCCACCGTCTGGGGAGAGAAGGTGGTCATGCGAATCCTCGACAACACGTCGAGCTCGCTCGCCATGGAGAACCTGGCGCTGCTGCCGCGCAACGCCGAGGCGTACCGCAACTCGTACACCAAGCCGTACGGCATGATCCTCGTGACCGGCCCGACCGGTTCCGGCAAGTCCACGACGCTGTACACCACGCTCCAGACCGTCGCGAAGCCCGAGATCAACGTCATCACCGTCGAAGACCCGGTCGAGTTCCGGATGCCCGGAATCAACCAGGTGCAGGTGAACAACAAGGCCGGACTCACGTTCGCCAGTGCGCTGCGCTCGATCCTGCGATCCGACCCCGACGTCGTTCTCATCGGTGAGATCCGTGACCACGAGACGGCCCAGATCGCCATCGAAGCCTCGCTCACCGGTCACCTCGTGCTGTCCACGCTTCACACCAACGACGCGCCGAGCGCGATCACGCGACTCACCGAGATGGACATCGAGCCGTTCCTCGTGGGTTCCGCCCTCGACTCTGTCGTCGCTCAGCGCCTCGCCCGTCGCCTCTGCGACAGGTGCAAGCAGGCCTACAACCACGACCCGCACGAGCTGGCCGCGCTGCGGTTCGGCTACGACATCAGCATGCCGCTGCCGGTGCTCTACCGCCCCGTCGGCTGCACCAACTGCTCGAACACCGGATACCGCGGGCGCATCGCGCTGCACGAGGTCATGGTGGTCTCCGAGCAGATCGAGCGTCTCGCCGTCACCCGCGCCTCGGCTGCGGAGATCGGTCGCGTCGCCGTCAGTGAGGGAATGCTGACGCTCCGCCTTGACGGTTGGGCCAAGGTCCAGATGGGTATGACTTCGGTCGAAGAGATTATGAGAGTTGTCGTATGA
- a CDS encoding FHA domain-containing protein encodes MESSEYRAGPNPTIIGANVVAMLAGPGAGSASAYISAVVASARGTEEVVAAILEAPGTKRPDFVVAQFFGPSVRAQFRGSRLGIRVVRRDGGRVVYTGQDVETWASLLETSCLTAELFDTAPDAATSASRIALPGSLSTASLTYSSEASVLPEAVALVAPEPVTRPSALPERTVVIPARNSTAVATLEFTDGNLVDVDRTVIIGRSPRAERSTSALLPTLVPVASPRQKISRTHLKVSVDGTRVVLEDLGSKNGTEVTATNGIAFRVIPGEPAELSDGMIVAIGDQVAFKVVARS; translated from the coding sequence GTGGAGTCGTCTGAGTACCGCGCCGGACCCAACCCCACGATCATCGGGGCGAACGTCGTCGCGATGCTGGCCGGCCCCGGTGCCGGCAGCGCCTCCGCCTACATCTCCGCGGTGGTCGCCTCGGCCCGCGGCACCGAAGAAGTCGTCGCGGCCATTCTCGAGGCTCCCGGCACCAAGCGCCCCGACTTCGTCGTCGCGCAGTTCTTCGGACCCTCGGTGCGCGCGCAGTTCCGCGGTTCGCGCCTCGGCATCCGCGTGGTGCGCCGTGATGGCGGCCGCGTCGTCTACACCGGGCAGGATGTCGAGACCTGGGCGAGCCTCCTCGAGACCAGTTGCCTGACCGCCGAGCTGTTCGATACTGCTCCGGATGCCGCGACCTCCGCGTCCCGCATCGCTCTCCCCGGCTCGCTCTCCACCGCGAGCCTCACCTACTCATCTGAAGCGTCGGTCCTCCCCGAGGCCGTTGCCCTCGTCGCGCCGGAACCGGTCACCCGTCCGTCCGCGCTGCCCGAGCGCACGGTCGTCATCCCGGCCCGCAATTCGACGGCGGTGGCGACGCTCGAGTTCACCGACGGCAACCTGGTCGACGTCGACCGCACAGTCATCATCGGACGCAGCCCCCGTGCCGAGCGCTCGACCTCCGCGCTGCTGCCCACGCTCGTTCCCGTCGCGAGCCCGCGCCAGAAGATCTCGCGCACGCACCTCAAGGTCTCGGTCGACGGCACCCGGGTGGTGCTCGAGGATCTCGGCTCGAAGAACGGCACAGAGGTGACGGCGACGAACGGCATCGCGTTCCGCGTAATTCCGGGGGAGCCTGCCGAGCTCAGCGACGGCATGATCGTCGCGATCGGCGACCAGGTCGCGTTCAAGGTCGTGGCGCGCTCGTGA
- a CDS encoding type II secretion system protein — MLAISQRLKRSESGFTLIELIVAMAIFAVAMTLIVGLFTGFTTRFTEQRAATDSAAVAALGMNELTKVVRAGTKIKVRNADPLEAFVSATDKSMVLYAYLASDAALSDDTLGSAPVRVRFSISATGELTEERWDAIRSDEYWTFSALPASAVKPRVVARKIILPTAAAVLAGNASHLFTYLDVDGNPIPTPITTRAKDIRTVKITMSVQADVTSRADPVQIQNRVGLPNLVSSRMGKDG, encoded by the coding sequence ATGCTCGCAATCTCGCAGAGACTCAAGCGCTCCGAATCAGGCTTCACTCTCATTGAGCTCATCGTGGCCATGGCGATCTTCGCCGTTGCCATGACCCTCATTGTCGGACTCTTCACTGGATTCACGACACGTTTCACCGAGCAGCGCGCGGCCACCGACAGCGCGGCGGTTGCTGCGCTCGGAATGAACGAACTCACCAAGGTGGTGCGAGCGGGAACGAAGATCAAGGTCAGGAACGCCGACCCGCTCGAGGCTTTTGTGTCCGCAACCGACAAGTCGATGGTGCTCTACGCCTACCTCGCGAGTGACGCGGCGCTCAGCGATGACACTCTGGGTTCCGCGCCCGTTCGAGTGCGCTTCTCGATCAGCGCGACCGGCGAGCTCACCGAGGAGCGTTGGGACGCGATACGGTCCGACGAGTACTGGACCTTCAGCGCTCTGCCCGCCAGCGCGGTGAAGCCTCGCGTCGTAGCGCGCAAGATCATCCTGCCGACCGCGGCTGCTGTACTCGCAGGCAATGCGTCCCATCTCTTCACTTATCTCGATGTCGACGGCAACCCCATCCCGACGCCGATCACCACCCGAGCCAAGGATATTCGTACCGTCAAGATCACCATGAGCGTGCAGGCAGACGTCACGTCGCGTGCCGATCCGGTGCAGATACAGAACCGGGTAGGACTACCCAACCTCGTCAGTTCACGAATGGGGAAAGACGGATGA
- a CDS encoding type IV pilus twitching motility protein PilT, which produces MNAVVTARASDLHVTAKSTPMIRVDGGLRPAPGMETWDSEKVAKVLHSIMSPKNREIFEEKLELDFAYRLSDSARFRVNVYQQRHSMGAAFRLIPTEIKQLSSLGIPESIARFATLARGLVLVTGPTGSGKSTTLAALIDLVNSTRADHIVTVEDPIEFMHTNKKSVVNQREVGADTHSFQNALKHVLRQDPDVILIGELRDLETISVALTAAETGHLVFATLHTQDAPQTIDRVIDVFPPHQQGQVRAQLAATLQGVVCQTLVKKIGGGRAVATEVLITTPAVANLIREGKTYQVQSAMQAGRELGMHTMDQHLADLVNAGQISYSAAAEKVHDEEVLKRLVTRTGESSAAAVNFGDSYSSGN; this is translated from the coding sequence CTGAACGCCGTCGTCACGGCCCGCGCCTCCGACCTCCACGTCACTGCCAAGTCGACGCCCATGATCCGCGTCGACGGCGGCCTGCGCCCCGCACCCGGCATGGAGACCTGGGACTCTGAGAAGGTCGCCAAGGTGCTGCACAGCATCATGTCGCCCAAGAACCGCGAGATCTTCGAGGAGAAGCTCGAACTCGACTTCGCCTACCGCCTCTCGGACAGCGCGCGATTCCGCGTCAACGTCTACCAGCAGCGGCACTCGATGGGTGCGGCCTTCCGTCTTATCCCGACCGAGATCAAGCAGTTGTCCTCGCTCGGTATCCCCGAGAGCATCGCGCGCTTCGCGACCCTCGCCCGCGGACTCGTGCTCGTCACGGGCCCGACCGGTTCGGGAAAGTCCACAACTCTCGCGGCCCTCATCGACCTCGTCAACTCGACCCGTGCCGACCACATCGTGACGGTCGAAGACCCGATCGAGTTCATGCACACCAACAAGAAGTCGGTCGTCAACCAGCGCGAGGTCGGCGCCGACACCCACAGCTTCCAGAACGCGCTCAAGCACGTGCTGCGGCAGGACCCCGACGTCATCCTCATCGGTGAGCTTCGAGACCTCGAGACGATCTCGGTTGCCCTCACCGCCGCCGAGACCGGTCACCTCGTCTTCGCGACCCTGCACACGCAGGATGCCCCGCAAACGATCGACCGTGTCATCGACGTGTTCCCGCCGCACCAACAGGGCCAGGTGCGAGCCCAGCTCGCGGCAACCCTGCAGGGCGTGGTCTGTCAGACCCTCGTCAAGAAGATCGGAGGCGGCCGAGCGGTCGCCACCGAGGTGCTCATCACCACACCCGCCGTCGCGAACCTCATCCGTGAGGGCAAGACCTACCAGGTGCAGTCCGCCATGCAGGCCGGTCGTGAGCTCGGGATGCACACCATGGACCAGCACCTCGCCGACCTCGTGAACGCGGGCCAGATCAGCTACTCGGCAGCAGCCGAGAAGGTGCACGACGAAGAGGTGCTCAAGCGCCTCGTCACTCGCACGGGTGAGTCGAGCGCCGCAGCGGTCAACTTCGGCGACAGCTACTCGAGCGGCAACTGA
- a CDS encoding type II secretion system F family protein produces the protein MATATTSGVRAFAYSGRGTDGKVVKGKLDAASEGAVLAKLRTLGITPIEVKETAGGSGLSMEINVSFLEKQVGLKDLAIMARQMATMTASGLSLIRTLTILSEQTENKILGKTLDTVRNEVESGLSLSDSMARQSKIFPPLMVNLVRAGETGGFLENALESIAVSNEKDVKLRSTIKSALTYPVTVLALAFVAVIGMLIFVVPVFEQMFANLGGELPLPTQFLVILSKNMIWGGPLLLVLIVGFTFWWRTNKNNPKVLAVIDPWKLKFPVFGDLFKKVAIARFTRNFGTMIGAGVPILQSLAIVGETSGNYVIERALVKVGESVRAGKSISGPLAEEPVFPSMVTQMISVGEDSGSLETMLEKIADFYDQEVESTAEQLTALIEPLMIAVIGVVIGGMIVALYLPIFSIFDQIK, from the coding sequence ATGGCCACCGCAACGACCTCAGGGGTCCGGGCATTCGCGTACTCCGGTCGCGGTACCGACGGCAAAGTCGTCAAGGGCAAACTCGACGCTGCCTCTGAAGGCGCCGTTCTCGCCAAGCTCCGCACCCTCGGCATTACGCCTATCGAGGTCAAGGAGACCGCGGGCGGATCCGGGCTCAGCATGGAAATCAACGTCTCCTTCCTGGAGAAGCAGGTCGGGCTCAAGGATCTCGCCATCATGGCTCGCCAGATGGCGACGATGACCGCGTCGGGACTCTCGCTCATCCGAACGCTCACGATCCTCTCCGAGCAGACCGAGAACAAGATCCTCGGCAAGACCCTCGACACGGTGCGCAACGAGGTCGAGTCCGGACTCTCGCTCTCCGACTCGATGGCGCGCCAGAGCAAGATCTTCCCGCCGCTGATGGTCAACCTGGTTCGCGCGGGCGAGACCGGCGGTTTCCTCGAGAACGCGCTCGAATCGATCGCGGTGAGCAACGAGAAGGACGTCAAGCTCCGCTCGACCATCAAGTCCGCCCTGACCTACCCGGTAACCGTGCTCGCCCTCGCCTTCGTCGCCGTCATCGGCATGCTCATCTTCGTGGTGCCCGTGTTCGAGCAGATGTTCGCAAACCTCGGTGGCGAGCTGCCGCTGCCCACGCAGTTCCTCGTGATCCTCTCGAAGAACATGATCTGGGGCGGGCCGCTGCTGCTCGTGTTAATCGTCGGGTTCACCTTCTGGTGGCGCACCAACAAGAACAATCCCAAGGTGCTTGCGGTCATCGACCCCTGGAAACTGAAATTCCCGGTTTTCGGCGACCTGTTCAAGAAGGTCGCGATCGCGCGCTTCACTCGCAACTTCGGCACCATGATCGGCGCCGGCGTCCCCATTCTCCAGTCCCTCGCGATCGTCGGCGAGACCTCGGGCAACTACGTGATCGAGCGGGCGCTGGTGAAGGTCGGAGAGTCGGTCCGTGCCGGCAAGTCGATCTCCGGTCCTCTTGCGGAGGAGCCGGTGTTCCCGTCCATGGTCACCCAGATGATCTCTGTCGGCGAGGATTCCGGTTCACTCGAGACGATGCTCGAGAAGATCGCCGACTTCTACGACCAGGAGGTCGAGTCGACCGCCGAGCAGCTCACCGCGCTCATCGAGCCGCTCATGATCGCCGTCATCGGTGTCGTCATCGGTGGAATGATCGTCGCGCTCTACCTGCCGATCTTCAGCATCTTCGACCAGATCAAGTAG